Proteins from a single region of Erythrobacter sp.:
- the thrS gene encoding threonine--tRNA ligase: MTELLKISLPDGSVREVPQGSTPADIAAAIGPGLAKAALAARVNGELRDLGRPFDGDAELALVTSRDEADALELARHDYAHVLAEAVQALFPGTQITFGPATDDGFYYDVKAPATREPFGMDDLPAIEEKMREIIRADKPLTREVWSREALIAKWAAEGETFKAEWAKELPEGEELTVYWSGKDWLDMCRGPHLPSTGKLDPDAFKLMRVAGAYWRGDQNNAQLTRIYGTGWLNKKQLSAHLTRLEEAAKRDHRKLGREMDLFHLQEEAHGSVFWHPKGYRIWRELESYMRRKMDGGGYREIKTPQLMDVRQWTQSGHWGKYAQNMFAVPDIVPDVDEESGVASPKVADDAAWMAIKPMNCPAHVMVFKQGITSYRDLPIRLGEMGCCHRNEPHGALHGLMRVRQFTQDDAHIFCTEGQVVGEVQAFIALADSVYRDFGFTYDIKLALRPEKRFGSEADWDKAEQELRDALTANGLEWEELPGEGAFYAPKLEWHLTDAIGRTWQVGTIQSDRVLPERLDANYIGEDGEKHRPVMLHRAIFGSYERFIGILIEHFAGKLPAWLAPVQAVVATIVSDADPYAEDVAAQLRAAGIRVETDTRNEKINYKVREHSLAKVPHLLVVGKREAEEGTVAVRTLGAEHQKVIPLAEAIAMLKGEGTPPDLA, encoded by the coding sequence ATGACCGAACTGCTCAAGATCAGCCTGCCCGATGGATCGGTGCGCGAAGTGCCGCAGGGCTCGACCCCGGCGGATATCGCCGCAGCAATCGGCCCCGGCCTTGCCAAGGCGGCGCTCGCGGCGCGGGTCAACGGCGAGCTGCGCGACCTTGGCCGGCCCTTCGATGGCGATGCCGAGCTGGCGCTGGTGACGAGCCGCGACGAGGCCGATGCGCTCGAACTCGCCCGTCACGATTACGCTCACGTCCTTGCCGAAGCGGTGCAGGCGCTGTTCCCCGGCACGCAGATCACCTTCGGCCCTGCGACCGATGACGGCTTTTATTATGACGTGAAGGCCCCGGCGACCCGCGAGCCCTTCGGCATGGATGATCTGCCCGCGATCGAGGAAAAGATGCGCGAGATCATCCGCGCCGACAAGCCGCTCACCCGCGAGGTGTGGAGCCGCGAGGCGCTGATCGCCAAGTGGGCCGCCGAGGGCGAGACCTTCAAGGCCGAATGGGCCAAGGAACTGCCCGAGGGCGAGGAACTGACGGTCTACTGGAGCGGCAAGGACTGGCTCGACATGTGCCGCGGGCCGCACCTGCCCTCGACCGGCAAGCTCGATCCCGACGCCTTCAAGCTGATGCGCGTCGCGGGCGCTTATTGGCGCGGCGACCAGAACAATGCGCAGCTCACCCGGATCTACGGCACCGGCTGGCTCAACAAGAAGCAGCTTTCCGCTCACCTCACGCGCCTTGAGGAAGCCGCCAAGCGCGACCACCGCAAGCTGGGCCGCGAGATGGACCTGTTCCACTTGCAGGAAGAGGCGCACGGCTCGGTGTTCTGGCACCCCAAGGGCTACCGCATCTGGCGCGAGCTCGAGAGCTATATGCGCCGCAAGATGGACGGCGGCGGCTACCGCGAGATCAAGACCCCGCAGCTGATGGACGTGCGCCAGTGGACCCAGTCGGGCCACTGGGGAAAATATGCGCAGAACATGTTCGCCGTGCCCGATATCGTCCCCGATGTGGACGAGGAGAGCGGCGTCGCCTCCCCCAAGGTCGCCGATGATGCGGCGTGGATGGCGATCAAGCCGATGAACTGCCCGGCCCACGTGATGGTGTTCAAGCAGGGCATCACCTCCTACCGCGATCTGCCGATCCGGCTGGGCGAGATGGGCTGCTGCCACCGCAACGAACCCCATGGCGCGCTCCACGGCCTGATGCGCGTGCGCCAGTTCACGCAGGACGACGCGCATATCTTCTGCACCGAAGGCCAGGTGGTGGGCGAAGTGCAGGCCTTCATCGCGCTGGCGGATTCGGTCTATCGAGACTTCGGCTTCACCTATGACATCAAGCTCGCCCTGCGCCCGGAAAAGCGCTTCGGCAGCGAGGCCGATTGGGACAAGGCCGAGCAGGAATTGCGCGACGCGCTGACCGCGAACGGGCTGGAGTGGGAAGAACTCCCGGGCGAGGGCGCTTTCTATGCGCCCAAGCTCGAATGGCACCTCACCGATGCGATCGGGCGCACGTGGCAGGTCGGCACGATCCAGTCGGACCGGGTTTTGCCCGAGCGTCTCGATGCGAACTACATCGGTGAGGATGGCGAAAAGCACCGCCCGGTGATGCTCCACCGCGCGATCTTCGGCTCCTACGAGCGGTTCATCGGCATCCTGATCGAGCATTTCGCCGGCAAGCTTCCCGCATGGCTCGCGCCGGTGCAGGCGGTGGTGGCGACCATCGTGTCCGACGCTGACCCCTATGCCGAGGATGTCGCGGCCCAGCTGCGCGCCGCCGGTATCCGCGTCGAGACCGACACCCGCAACGAGAAGATCAACTACAAGGTGCGCGAGCACTCGCTCGCCAAGGTCCCGCACCTGCTGGTGGTCGGCAAGCGCGAGGCCGAGGAAGGCACCGTCGCCGTGCGCACTTTGGGCGCGGAGCACCAGAAGGTGATACCGCTGGCGGAGGCAATCGCAATGCTGAAGGGCGAGGGCACCCCGCCGGATCTGGCCTAA
- a CDS encoding agmatine deiminase family protein: protein MTMIMPPEWAPQDWIWIGFPHLAEEWPGWLDPAQVQMAAFASAVAESGQEVRLLVRDEANETRARQLVSSKVTLERRVYGDVWLRDTGPLVVRAADGTRTARRFGFNGWGGKYLMPGDQEIGAEIARDAGLPVTQAAMILEGGAVDGDGTGLVATTEQCLLNLNRNPHMSRAAIEAELAAQLGFTRVLWLGDGLINDHTDGHVDNLARFVGPNRLVVPQATGTDDPNAAIYADAAARAEAAGVEVVRIPSPGLLTRDGVIEPASYVNFAITSHLVVVPTFGSPHDAEGVAAIAALFPDRETIGLPGEAVLAGGGGFHCASQQMPAA from the coding sequence ATGACGATGATCATGCCCCCCGAATGGGCGCCGCAGGACTGGATCTGGATCGGCTTTCCGCACCTTGCCGAGGAGTGGCCGGGCTGGCTTGATCCGGCGCAGGTGCAGATGGCGGCCTTTGCCAGCGCCGTGGCGGAGAGCGGGCAAGAGGTGCGCCTTTTGGTGCGGGACGAGGCCAACGAGACCCGCGCGCGCCAGCTGGTCAGCAGCAAGGTCACGCTGGAGCGGCGCGTCTATGGCGATGTCTGGCTGCGCGACACCGGCCCGCTGGTGGTCCGCGCCGCCGATGGCACCCGCACTGCACGGCGCTTCGGCTTCAACGGCTGGGGCGGGAAATATCTGATGCCGGGCGATCAGGAGATTGGCGCGGAAATCGCGCGCGATGCGGGGCTGCCTGTCACCCAGGCCGCGATGATCCTCGAAGGCGGGGCGGTGGATGGTGACGGCACGGGCCTTGTCGCCACGACCGAGCAATGCCTGCTCAATCTCAACCGCAACCCGCACATGAGCCGCGCCGCCATCGAGGCGGAACTCGCCGCGCAGCTCGGTTTCACCCGCGTGCTGTGGCTGGGCGATGGCCTGATCAACGATCACACCGACGGGCATGTCGACAACCTCGCGCGGTTTGTCGGGCCGAACCGGCTGGTGGTGCCGCAGGCGACCGGTACGGATGATCCCAACGCGGCGATCTATGCCGATGCCGCCGCGCGGGCCGAGGCGGCAGGCGTGGAGGTGGTGCGCATCCCTTCGCCCGGCCTCTTGACCCGCGACGGGGTGATCGAACCGGCCAGCTATGTGAACTTCGCGATCACCTCGCACCTCGTGGTGGTGCCGACCTTCGGCAGCCCGCATGATGCAGAAGGGGTCGCCGCGATTGCCGCGCTGTTCCCTGACCGCGAGACCATCGGCCTGCCGGGCGAGGCAGTGCTGGCGGGCGGCGGCGGCTTCCACTGCGCCAGCCAGCAGATGCCGGCCGCTTAA
- a CDS encoding M28 family metallopeptidase, with amino-acid sequence MTKRLTILGAVLAGALTLTACDAIPGFGSGSSGPKLDIPDVHPGDISEAIMKDVTRLLASDEFEGRMPGSAGEEKTIALLTERFKAVGLKPGNGDSWVQEVPLVEITGKNYMPLTIAGKAGTQSLAFGKDWVGVTYREEAKTSLKDSELVFVGYGINAPEKGWNDYAGLDVKGKTVVILVNDPDWQNEELEGTFNGKAMTYYGRWTYKYEEAARQGAAGALIIHQTQPAAYGWNVVESSWTGPQAYAQRGPNAPPLTQMNGWVTEGAARSLLKAAGQDLDALTKAAQKKGFKAVPLGMSASTSFESTFRSFTSHNVIGILPGTEAPDEYVLHTAHWDHLGRCTPAPDGDDICNGAVDNATGTAALVALAEAHVKAGAPRRTLVFLAVTAEESGLLGATYYASNPVFPLAQTVGGVNMDALQMAGRARDVTAVGFGKSALDQFLEIALRADGRKVTPDPKPENGYYYRSDHFAFAKLGVPMLYVDGGQDLLEGGREAGEAVAADYTDKRYHGPKDEFNESWDWSGVMADLQLYYRLGRMMAISTSWPNWNDGDEFRAIRDASCKASEKGC; translated from the coding sequence ATGACGAAACGGTTGACCATTTTGGGTGCGGTGCTGGCAGGGGCGCTGACGCTGACGGCATGCGACGCGATTCCGGGCTTCGGCTCCGGCAGTAGCGGTCCCAAGCTCGACATTCCCGACGTCCATCCCGGCGACATTTCCGAAGCCATCATGAAGGACGTCACCCGCCTGCTCGCCAGCGACGAATTCGAAGGCCGCATGCCCGGCAGCGCGGGCGAGGAAAAGACCATCGCGCTACTCACCGAACGCTTCAAGGCCGTCGGCCTGAAGCCCGGCAATGGGGACAGCTGGGTGCAGGAAGTCCCGCTGGTCGAGATCACCGGCAAGAATTACATGCCCCTCACCATCGCCGGAAAGGCCGGCACGCAGAGCCTCGCTTTCGGCAAGGACTGGGTCGGCGTGACCTATCGCGAGGAGGCGAAGACCAGCCTCAAGGACAGCGAGCTGGTGTTCGTCGGCTACGGCATCAACGCGCCGGAAAAGGGCTGGAACGACTACGCCGGGCTCGACGTGAAGGGCAAGACGGTGGTGATCCTCGTCAATGACCCCGACTGGCAGAACGAAGAGCTTGAAGGCACCTTCAACGGCAAGGCGATGACCTATTACGGCCGCTGGACCTACAAGTACGAAGAGGCCGCCCGGCAGGGCGCGGCGGGCGCGCTGATTATCCACCAGACTCAGCCTGCCGCCTATGGCTGGAACGTGGTCGAAAGCTCGTGGACCGGCCCGCAGGCCTATGCCCAGCGTGGGCCAAATGCCCCGCCGCTCACGCAGATGAACGGCTGGGTGACGGAAGGCGCAGCGCGCAGCCTGCTCAAGGCGGCCGGGCAGGATCTCGACGCCCTGACCAAGGCGGCGCAAAAGAAGGGCTTCAAGGCCGTGCCGCTCGGCATGAGCGCCTCGACCAGCTTTGAAAGCACCTTCCGCAGCTTCACCTCGCACAACGTGATCGGCATCCTGCCGGGCACCGAGGCGCCGGATGAATACGTGCTCCACACCGCGCACTGGGATCACCTCGGGCGCTGCACGCCAGCGCCGGACGGCGACGACATCTGCAACGGCGCGGTCGACAATGCCACCGGCACCGCCGCGCTGGTCGCGCTGGCCGAGGCCCACGTCAAGGCGGGCGCGCCGCGTCGCACGCTCGTGTTCCTGGCCGTGACGGCAGAGGAATCGGGCCTGCTCGGCGCCACCTACTATGCCTCCAACCCGGTCTTCCCGCTCGCCCAGACCGTGGGCGGGGTGAACATGGATGCGCTCCAGATGGCCGGCCGGGCGCGGGACGTGACTGCGGTGGGCTTCGGCAAGTCGGCGCTCGACCAGTTCCTCGAAATCGCCCTGCGGGCGGACGGCCGCAAGGTCACACCCGATCCCAAGCCCGAGAACGGCTATTACTACCGCTCGGACCACTTCGCCTTCGCCAAGCTCGGCGTGCCGATGCTCTATGTCGATGGCGGGCAGGATCTGCTCGAAGGCGGTCGCGAGGCGGGCGAGGCGGTCGCCGCGGACTACACCGACAAGCGCTATCACGGACCCAAGGACGAGTTCAACGAGAGCTGGGACTGGTCGGGCGTGATGGCCGATCTCCAGCTCTACTATCGCCTGGGCAGGATGATGGCGATCAGCACCAGCTGGCCGAACTGGAATGACGGCGACGAATTCCGCGCCATCCGCGATGCCAGCTGCAAGGCGAGCGAAAAGGGCTGCTGA